The following proteins are co-located in the Deltaproteobacteria bacterium genome:
- a CDS encoding carboxymuconolactone decarboxylase family protein, with protein sequence MARVPEIDPAATGAQTMCDSLVTAALRALARSPALPQGVSALGQALRDGLSLDPQLCELAVLQLFRLTHCDVGFRQRMAVAKVAGLSDKQIANVGAYRTYAYYDDRERLVLEYAEVVTRAVAVPDELFARIRAHFNEREIVELTMVIAYWNMLARLLVPLQLEPAGEGLRREAERSK encoded by the coding sequence ATGGCCCGCGTGCCCGAGATCGACCCTGCCGCGACCGGCGCCCAGACGATGTGCGACTCCTTGGTGACGGCCGCGCTGCGGGCGCTGGCGCGCTCCCCCGCACTGCCGCAAGGGGTGAGCGCGCTCGGCCAGGCGCTGCGCGACGGCCTCAGCCTCGATCCCCAGCTGTGCGAGCTGGCGGTGTTGCAGCTATTTCGTCTCACCCATTGCGACGTCGGTTTTCGACAGCGCATGGCCGTCGCCAAGGTCGCCGGCCTCAGCGACAAGCAGATCGCCAACGTCGGGGCTTACCGTACCTACGCCTACTACGACGACCGCGAGCGTTTGGTGCTCGAATATGCCGAGGTGGTCACGCGGGCGGTGGCGGTGCCCGACGAGCTGTTCGCCCGCATACGCGCGCACTTCAACGAGCGGGAGATCGTCGAGCTGACGATGGTGATCGCCTATTGGAACATGCTGGCCCGCTTGCTGGTGCCGCTGCAGCTGGAACCGGCCGGCGAGGGGTTACGCCGGGAAGCGGAGCGGTCGAAGTAG
- a CDS encoding D-2-hydroxyacid dehydrogenase, with the protein MKLVVLDGYTLNPGDNPWAALARLGELTVYDRTAPELTVERARPAEIVLTNKTPLSAATLAQLPVLRFIGVLATGFNVVDTEAARARGIAVSNVPEYGTNSVAQHVFALVLELCHGVGRHNAAVHAGEWSRARDFCFWEAPPLELAGLTMGIAGFGRIGRRVGELAHAFGMNVIAAGGSRRDPPNYEPFAWVEMPELFARADVVSLHCPLAADNHEFVNRELLGRMKPSAFLINTARGGLVHESALAEALNAGKLAGAAADVVSVEPIRPDNPLLHARNCLITPHLAWGSLAARRRLMAITVQNVAAFLAGRPINLVN; encoded by the coding sequence ATGAAATTGGTCGTGCTTGACGGTTATACGCTCAATCCCGGGGACAACCCGTGGGCTGCGCTGGCGCGGCTGGGTGAGCTCACCGTTTATGATCGGACCGCGCCCGAGCTGACTGTCGAGCGCGCGCGCCCGGCCGAGATCGTGCTCACCAACAAGACGCCGCTGAGCGCCGCCACGCTGGCGCAGTTGCCGGTGTTGCGGTTCATCGGGGTGCTGGCGACGGGCTTCAACGTCGTTGACACCGAGGCCGCACGCGCCCGCGGCATCGCGGTGTCGAATGTTCCCGAGTACGGCACCAACTCCGTGGCGCAGCACGTCTTCGCCTTGGTGCTTGAGCTGTGCCATGGCGTCGGCCGCCACAACGCGGCGGTGCACGCGGGGGAGTGGAGCCGGGCGCGCGACTTCTGCTTTTGGGAAGCGCCGCCGCTCGAATTGGCCGGACTGACCATGGGCATCGCCGGCTTCGGTCGCATCGGCCGGCGTGTCGGTGAACTGGCCCACGCCTTCGGCATGAACGTTATCGCGGCCGGCGGCTCGCGCCGCGACCCTCCAAACTATGAGCCGTTCGCTTGGGTGGAGATGCCGGAGTTATTCGCGCGCGCCGACGTGGTCAGCCTGCACTGCCCGCTGGCCGCCGATAACCACGAGTTCGTCAACCGCGAGTTGCTCGGGCGCATGAAGCCGAGCGCCTTCCTGATCAATACGGCGCGCGGCGGCTTGGTGCACGAGAGCGCGCTGGCCGAAGCGCTCAACGCGGGCAAGTTGGCGGGCGCCGCGGCCGATGTCGTCTCGGTCGAGCCGATCCGCCCCGACAATCCGTTGCTGCACGCCCGCAATTGCCTGATCACTCCTCACCTGGCATGGGGCAGCCTGGCCGCCCGCCGCCGGCTGATGGCAATCACGGTCCAGAACGTGGCCGCTTTCCTTGCCGGCCGGCCGATCAATCTGGTGAACTGA
- a CDS encoding PaaI family thioesterase, translating into MSEQDKRTDDRPTIDTAVAGDDAVWVQKRRLAYAMRAVIERLVTTEAPEAELRVAAERLEQYAERLKKQPRKYVIWGHPESATAGSTGGFFDLSPLMGHANPLAPPLALWVDGSVVRGKVTLGWAYQGPPGHVHGGFVAALFDETLGLTQSLSGQPGMTGTLTIRYRRPTPLFTELRLESTVQRVEGRKIFTEARMYAGEVLTAEADGLFISVDLSTMQKLVAATHVPHDE; encoded by the coding sequence TTGAGCGAACAGGACAAGAGGACGGACGACCGTCCGACGATCGATACCGCCGTCGCCGGCGACGATGCCGTGTGGGTGCAAAAGCGGCGGCTGGCCTACGCCATGCGCGCGGTGATCGAACGTCTGGTTACCACCGAGGCCCCGGAGGCCGAGCTGCGGGTGGCGGCCGAGCGGCTGGAGCAATACGCGGAACGACTGAAGAAGCAGCCCCGCAAGTATGTGATTTGGGGTCACCCGGAGTCGGCGACGGCGGGCAGTACCGGCGGCTTCTTCGATCTCAGCCCGCTCATGGGCCACGCCAACCCGCTGGCGCCGCCGCTGGCGCTGTGGGTCGATGGCTCGGTGGTGCGCGGTAAGGTGACGCTCGGCTGGGCTTACCAGGGGCCGCCCGGGCACGTGCACGGCGGCTTTGTCGCCGCGCTGTTCGATGAGACCCTCGGGCTCACCCAATCGCTGTCGGGACAGCCCGGCATGACCGGCACGCTGACCATCCGCTATCGCCGCCCGACTCCGCTGTTCACCGAGCTGCGCCTCGAAAGCACGGTGCAGCGGGTCGAGGGCCGCAAGATCTTCACCGAAGCGCGCATGTACGCCGGCGAGGTGTTGACCGCGGAGGCCGATGGCCTGTTCATCTCGGTCGATTTGTCGACCATGCAAAAGCTGGTTGCGGCCACGCACGTGCCGCATGACGAGTGA
- the ispH gene encoding 4-hydroxy-3-methylbut-2-enyl diphosphate reductase, whose protein sequence is MSTEFTTAPAIVLASPRGFCAGVSYAIEIVNLVLDRYGPPVYVRHEIVHNRHVVEQLRAKGACFVEDLAGVPAGSLLIFSAHGVSPAVREQACSGGLRVIDATCPLVTKVHLQALKYAREGYEILLIGHRGHVEVEGTLGHAPERMYLVETVADVASVPVRQHERVAVVTQTTLSVDDTRAIVEAIKQRFPAVCTPPKDDICYATQNRQTAVKALARLTDLVLVLGSPTSSNANRLVEVARQAGTSARLIEDAAGIEPWWLQGVRAVGLSAGASTPEPLVAATIARLQALGCGAVRDLTTAQENVTFPLPRELRDHGANSPAG, encoded by the coding sequence ATGTCCACTGAGTTTACGACCGCACCGGCAATCGTGCTGGCGAGCCCGCGGGGTTTTTGCGCCGGGGTGTCGTACGCGATTGAGATCGTCAACCTCGTACTCGACCGCTACGGCCCGCCGGTGTACGTGCGTCACGAGATCGTGCACAACCGCCACGTGGTCGAGCAGCTGCGCGCCAAGGGGGCTTGCTTTGTCGAGGATCTCGCCGGCGTGCCCGCGGGCAGCCTGCTGATTTTCAGCGCCCACGGCGTCTCTCCGGCGGTGCGCGAGCAAGCCTGCAGCGGCGGTCTGCGGGTAATTGATGCCACCTGCCCACTCGTGACAAAAGTTCACTTGCAGGCGCTGAAGTATGCCCGCGAGGGTTACGAGATTCTGTTGATCGGGCACCGCGGCCACGTCGAGGTCGAAGGCACCCTCGGCCACGCCCCCGAGCGCATGTATCTGGTCGAGACGGTGGCGGACGTTGCCAGCGTACCGGTGCGCCAGCACGAGCGGGTGGCGGTGGTGACGCAGACGACGCTGTCGGTGGACGACACCCGCGCTATCGTCGAGGCGATCAAGCAGCGCTTCCCGGCCGTTTGCACGCCGCCGAAGGACGATATCTGCTATGCCACCCAGAACCGGCAAACGGCGGTGAAAGCGCTGGCGCGGCTGACCGACCTGGTGCTGGTGTTGGGCTCGCCGACTTCGAGCAACGCCAACCGGCTGGTCGAGGTAGCCCGGCAGGCGGGAACCAGCGCACGCCTGATCGAGGATGCCGCCGGCATCGAGCCCTGGTGGCTGCAAGGGGTACGTGCGGTCGGCCTCAGCGCCGGCGCCTCGACGCCCGAGCCGCTGGTGGCGGCAACGATTGCGCGCCTGCAAGCCTTGGGGTGCGGCGCGGTACGCGACTTGACCACGGCGCAGGAGAACGTCACCTTCCCGTTACCGCGCGAGCTGCGCGATCACGGCGCCAACTCGCCGGCCGGATAG
- a CDS encoding alpha/beta hydrolase: MAQALIGPTSHYFYSQRLKLHYVDWGNHRRPPLLLIHGGRDHARNWDWVAQELRHDYHLIAPDLRGHGDSQWSVGGSYAMVDYTLDVAQLLDALGLFPITIIGHSLGGAIALQYTGTYPERVGKVVAIEGLGPPPGLIRPRPAPARMLEWIAEMQALARRHPHRYKSLDEAIERMREANPHLSAEQARHLTIHGSYRDEDGTYLWKFDNYVRAASPYLFNMDDAVELWGQITCPVLLVRGTESWASDPDQDGRAKSFKDYRAVNIERAGHWVHHDQLDVFLKHVREFLAAP; this comes from the coding sequence ATGGCACAGGCACTGATCGGACCGACATCGCACTACTTCTATTCGCAGCGGCTTAAGCTGCACTACGTCGACTGGGGCAATCACCGCCGGCCACCGTTGCTGCTCATCCACGGCGGCCGCGATCACGCGCGCAACTGGGATTGGGTGGCGCAGGAGCTGCGCCACGACTATCACCTGATCGCCCCCGACTTACGCGGCCACGGCGACTCCCAGTGGTCAGTCGGCGGCAGCTACGCCATGGTCGATTACACCCTCGATGTGGCGCAGCTGCTCGACGCCCTCGGCCTGTTTCCCATCACCATCATCGGCCATTCGCTCGGCGGCGCGATCGCCTTGCAGTATACCGGCACCTATCCGGAGCGGGTAGGCAAGGTGGTGGCGATCGAAGGGCTCGGGCCGCCACCGGGCCTCATCCGCCCGCGGCCCGCACCCGCGCGCATGCTCGAATGGATCGCCGAAATGCAAGCGCTCGCCCGCCGCCATCCGCATCGCTACAAGAGCCTCGACGAGGCGATCGAGCGCATGCGCGAAGCCAACCCGCACCTCTCGGCTGAGCAGGCCCGCCATCTCACCATCCACGGCAGCTACCGCGACGAAGACGGTACCTACCTGTGGAAGTTCGACAACTACGTGCGCGCCGCCTCGCCCTATCTGTTCAACATGGACGACGCCGTCGAGTTGTGGGGCCAGATCACCTGCCCGGTGCTGTTGGTGCGCGGCACCGAGTCGTGGGCCTCCGATCCCGACCAGGATGGCCGCGCGAAGTCGTTCAAGGACTATCGCGCCGTCAACATCGAGCGCGCCGGCCATTGGGTGCACCACGATCAGCTCGACGTGTTCCTGAAACACGTACGCGAATTCCTCGCGGCGCCGTGA
- a CDS encoding GMC family oxidoreductase yields the protein MMIVQGNEVKHDISETVDVAVVGSGCGGATVAKELAAAGLSVAMVEQGGYYSARHGDFDQREDDMLIRLDGGRGFTTTSNGQITLQYGNCVGGASVHYWADSWRTPRDRCERFAGLGVEGHSHEELAPYFDRIEHDLNIHPATPDLYNTMNLTFDQGARRLGWEVEPVHQARRGCMRSGYCMQGCAYNAKQSQLVTHIPAALAGGAKLFADCRVEHILTAGGQATGLSAVFLDRRRNRPGPYRLHLRSKVVVLAAGGFNSAVILLRNRLGGPAVGKQLFGNPCPMLFALYDKDIVMWRNIPAATGTMRFRLQRMDGRRYLEGGYLLHPNQLQPALLAAVLPGLGLEHRALMEQAPRIGSCIAWIDDENPGRITLDRQHRPRYHYEIRGLDELKIRDAFKKQALLLLASGAKEVIVPDRLGTRVKDEKQIAALDRVDIRAGSMMFAAPHPAGAARMGRDPLFSVIDSNHECHHLKRLFVCDGSAFPGPLSVDPSLTIMAWSYVAANYIKTNWDRYKA from the coding sequence GTGATGATTGTTCAGGGCAACGAGGTCAAACACGACATCAGCGAAACCGTCGACGTCGCCGTCGTCGGCTCCGGCTGCGGTGGCGCCACGGTGGCCAAGGAGCTGGCCGCCGCGGGCTTGTCGGTGGCGATGGTCGAACAAGGCGGTTACTACAGCGCCAGACACGGCGACTTCGATCAGCGCGAAGACGACATGCTGATCCGCCTCGACGGCGGGCGCGGGTTCACCACCACCAGCAACGGTCAGATTACGCTCCAGTACGGCAACTGCGTCGGCGGCGCCAGCGTCCATTACTGGGCCGACAGCTGGCGCACGCCGCGCGACCGCTGCGAGCGCTTCGCCGGCTTGGGCGTCGAGGGTCATTCGCACGAGGAGTTGGCGCCGTACTTCGACCGCATCGAACACGACCTCAATATCCATCCCGCCACCCCCGACCTCTACAACACGATGAACCTGACCTTCGACCAAGGCGCGCGGCGGCTGGGGTGGGAGGTCGAGCCCGTCCACCAGGCGCGGCGCGGCTGCATGCGCAGTGGCTACTGTATGCAGGGCTGCGCTTACAACGCCAAGCAGTCACAGCTGGTGACCCACATCCCCGCGGCTCTTGCCGGCGGCGCCAAGCTCTTCGCCGACTGCCGGGTCGAGCACATCCTCACCGCCGGCGGCCAGGCCACCGGCCTGAGCGCGGTCTTTCTCGATCGCCGCCGCAATCGGCCCGGGCCGTACCGCCTGCACTTGCGCTCAAAGGTGGTGGTGCTGGCCGCCGGTGGCTTCAATTCGGCCGTCATCTTGTTGCGGAACCGGCTCGGCGGTCCCGCCGTCGGCAAGCAACTCTTCGGCAACCCGTGCCCGATGCTGTTCGCGCTCTACGACAAGGACATCGTCATGTGGCGCAACATCCCGGCCGCCACCGGCACGATGCGCTTCCGGCTCCAACGCATGGACGGCAGGCGTTACCTCGAAGGCGGCTACCTGCTGCACCCCAACCAACTGCAGCCGGCGCTGCTGGCCGCGGTGCTGCCCGGCTTGGGCCTCGAACACCGCGCGCTGATGGAACAGGCGCCGCGCATCGGCAGCTGCATCGCCTGGATCGACGACGAGAACCCCGGCCGCATCACCCTCGATCGCCAACACCGCCCACGCTACCACTACGAAATCCGCGGTCTCGATGAGTTGAAGATTCGCGACGCCTTCAAGAAGCAGGCGCTGCTGTTGTTGGCCAGCGGCGCCAAGGAAGTGATCGTGCCCGACCGCCTCGGCACCCGCGTCAAAGACGAGAAGCAGATCGCCGCGCTTGACCGCGTCGACATCCGTGCCGGCTCGATGATGTTCGCGGCGCCGCACCCGGCCGGAGCCGCCCGCATGGGGCGCGACCCGCTGTTCTCGGTGATCGATTCAAACCACGAGTGCCATCATCTCAAGCGCCTGTTCGTATGCGACGGCAGCGCCTTTCCCGGCCCGCTCAGCGTCGACCCGTCGCTGACCATCATGGCCTGGTCCTACGTCGCCGCTAACTACATCAAGACCAACTGGGACCGTTACAAGGCGTAG
- a CDS encoding HAD-IA family hydrolase: MKIEGIGAVLFDAGNTLAHLDYAFIAEVLAEHGQRVSPEDLRLAEYGAKAAIDRQLAPEMAPPGSIEGLLWPDEEAARPSYFATVLHCLGIASAQAKPILAALRAHNQASCLWRVVEPDTAQVLAALRARGFTLAVISNSDGRIEADLERYGLRAHFAAVIDSHVVGLEKPDPAIFKLALERIGVRAEAALYVGDVYGIDIAGARRAGLRAVLMDPLDRYPGRLDCPRICRLAQLLELLPQQASQ, from the coding sequence ATGAAGATCGAAGGCATTGGCGCCGTCTTGTTCGACGCCGGCAATACGCTGGCGCACCTCGATTACGCCTTCATCGCCGAGGTCTTGGCCGAGCACGGGCAGCGGGTGAGCCCCGAGGACCTGCGCCTTGCTGAGTACGGGGCCAAGGCGGCCATCGATCGCCAACTGGCTCCCGAGATGGCGCCGCCCGGCAGCATCGAGGGTTTGCTCTGGCCGGATGAAGAAGCCGCGCGACCGTCGTACTTCGCCACGGTTCTTCACTGCCTCGGCATTGCGAGCGCACAGGCGAAGCCGATTCTCGCAGCGTTGCGCGCGCACAACCAGGCCAGCTGCCTGTGGCGTGTGGTCGAACCCGACACCGCGCAGGTGCTGGCGGCGCTGCGGGCTCGCGGCTTCACGCTGGCGGTGATCTCCAACAGCGACGGCCGCATTGAAGCCGATCTCGAGCGCTACGGCCTGCGCGCCCACTTCGCCGCGGTGATCGACTCCCACGTGGTTGGGCTGGAGAAACCCGACCCGGCGATCTTCAAGCTGGCGCTCGAGCGCATCGGCGTGAGGGCTGAGGCGGCACTCTACGTTGGTGACGTCTACGGCATCGACATTGCCGGCGCCCGCCGCGCGGGCTTGCGTGCCGTGTTGATGGACCCGCTCGACCGCTACCCCGGCCGCCTCGACTGCCCGCGAATTTGCCGGCTGGCGCAGTTGCTGGAGTTGCTGCCGCAGCAGGCTTCGCAGTGA
- a CDS encoding matrixin family metalloprotease, translated as MKRALAIIYLALAASPAGAFELLRVDGNPCGNAQNLFWREHAVAVDVGALDPPQFGSYATEAINRWNAAIGNFHFEHGSGDFCDPTDGVTAMGFSQQTCGGAGYGDAVSITMYRHNTAGEFIDADVTFRSSAADLAEPALFRQIAMHELGHVLGLDHSDACGDSGNGTLMRRVTLLEEPRLASPQADDVAGARAIYGSDGDGTVPAGSNSCALVPADSRAPAWLLLLPLALLLACGRVWR; from the coding sequence ATGAAGCGTGCGCTGGCGATCATCTATCTGGCACTAGCGGCAAGCCCGGCGGGGGCGTTCGAGCTGCTGCGCGTCGACGGCAATCCCTGCGGCAACGCGCAGAATCTGTTCTGGCGCGAGCATGCCGTGGCCGTCGATGTCGGCGCCCTCGATCCGCCGCAGTTCGGCTCGTATGCCACCGAAGCGATCAATCGCTGGAATGCGGCGATCGGCAACTTTCACTTCGAGCACGGCTCCGGCGACTTCTGTGATCCGACCGACGGCGTGACCGCGATGGGATTCTCCCAGCAGACCTGCGGCGGCGCCGGCTACGGCGATGCGGTGAGCATCACCATGTACCGCCACAACACGGCCGGCGAATTCATCGATGCCGACGTCACCTTCCGTAGCTCCGCTGCCGACTTGGCCGAGCCCGCGCTGTTTCGGCAGATCGCCATGCACGAGCTCGGGCACGTCCTGGGCTTGGATCATTCCGACGCTTGCGGCGACTCCGGCAACGGCACGCTGATGCGCCGGGTCACGCTGCTCGAGGAGCCCCGGCTGGCAAGCCCGCAGGCGGATGACGTTGCCGGTGCGCGCGCGATCTACGGGAGCGACGGTGACGGCACCGTGCCCGCGGGCAGCAACAGCTGCGCGCTGGTGCCGGCGGATAGCCGAGCACCGGCGTGGTTGCTGCTGCTCCCACTCGCGCTCCTGCTCGCCTGCGGCCGAGTGTGGCGATGA